The Microbacterium paraoxydans genome includes a window with the following:
- the dnaG gene encoding DNA primase produces MPRIRQADVDEVKARTNIADIVGERVALKSAGVGSLKGLCPFHDEKSPSFHVRQQVGYYHCFGCGESGDVYSFLRAMDHVSFTEAVERLAGRIGYTLHYEDGGAAPETSGRSRLYAANTAAAEFFRSQLLSPDAEAARRFLGERGFDAGAAAHFGVGFAPRGWDGMLKALTAQGFTREELSTAGLVSTGQRGVYDRFRGRLVWPIRDVSGQTIGFGARKLFDDDQGPKYLNTPETPIYKKAQVLYGLDLAKRDIARGDPRRVVVVEGYTDVMACHLAGLTTAVATCGTAFGAEHIKVLRRVMGDDNASGEVVFTFDGDEAGQKAALRAFTEDDRFNAQTFVAVAPDGLDPCDLRLQRGDAAVRGLMDAKQPMFEFAIDRKLAGFDLSTVEGRVGALRAAAPIVAEIRDRLLRPGYERVLARRLGMDPTEVHGEVERAARGAQAAAPQARREAAPRVDPATGGPVVAAVTLASLPRSPDVAVERDALMGALQYGHQIDAALLTRALAEPFRTPGLDAVREAVAAAPDRSRPGWVTDAVNSVREPYRSLAGELLMTPFPARDEAGAVASATDLARRLVVRQLEHEKQELLGAVQRVPADSDGGRALRVRLRDIDVERQRFFAES; encoded by the coding sequence ATGCCCCGCATCCGGCAGGCCGACGTCGACGAGGTCAAGGCCCGCACCAACATCGCGGACATCGTGGGGGAGCGCGTCGCCCTCAAATCGGCGGGGGTCGGGTCCCTCAAGGGACTGTGCCCGTTCCACGACGAGAAGAGCCCCAGCTTCCACGTGCGTCAGCAGGTCGGCTACTACCACTGCTTCGGCTGCGGGGAGTCGGGCGACGTGTACTCCTTCCTCCGCGCGATGGACCACGTGAGCTTCACGGAGGCGGTCGAGCGGCTCGCGGGCCGCATCGGCTACACCCTGCATTACGAGGACGGAGGTGCGGCGCCGGAGACCAGTGGCCGCAGCCGGCTGTACGCGGCGAACACGGCCGCGGCGGAGTTCTTCCGGTCCCAGCTGCTGTCGCCGGATGCGGAGGCGGCCCGCCGGTTCCTCGGGGAGCGCGGCTTCGACGCCGGGGCGGCTGCGCACTTCGGCGTCGGCTTCGCCCCTCGGGGATGGGACGGCATGCTCAAGGCGCTGACCGCCCAGGGCTTCACGCGCGAGGAGCTGAGCACCGCAGGACTCGTCTCCACGGGCCAGCGCGGTGTGTACGACCGGTTCCGCGGCCGCCTCGTCTGGCCGATCCGCGACGTGTCGGGGCAGACCATCGGCTTCGGCGCCCGCAAGCTGTTCGATGACGACCAGGGCCCCAAGTACCTCAACACCCCCGAGACCCCGATCTACAAGAAGGCCCAGGTGCTCTACGGGCTCGACCTCGCCAAGCGCGACATCGCCCGCGGCGACCCGCGCCGGGTCGTGGTCGTCGAGGGCTACACCGATGTGATGGCCTGCCACCTCGCCGGGCTCACGACCGCGGTCGCGACCTGCGGCACCGCGTTCGGCGCCGAGCACATCAAGGTGCTCCGCCGGGTCATGGGCGACGACAACGCGTCCGGTGAGGTGGTGTTCACCTTCGACGGCGACGAGGCGGGACAGAAGGCCGCGCTGCGGGCGTTCACGGAGGACGACCGGTTCAACGCGCAGACGTTCGTCGCGGTCGCCCCGGACGGCCTCGACCCGTGCGACCTCCGGCTGCAGCGCGGGGACGCGGCGGTGCGCGGCCTCATGGACGCGAAGCAGCCGATGTTCGAGTTCGCCATCGACCGCAAGCTCGCGGGTTTCGACCTCTCCACGGTCGAGGGCCGGGTCGGCGCCCTCCGTGCCGCGGCCCCGATCGTGGCGGAGATCCGCGACCGCCTGCTGCGCCCCGGCTACGAGCGGGTACTCGCACGCCGACTCGGCATGGACCCGACCGAGGTGCATGGGGAGGTCGAGCGCGCCGCGCGCGGTGCGCAGGCGGCCGCTCCTCAGGCCCGTCGGGAGGCCGCGCCGCGGGTCGATCCCGCCACGGGCGGGCCGGTCGTCGCGGCCGTGACGCTCGCCAGCCTGCCCCGTTCGCCCGACGTCGCCGTGGAGCGCGATGCGCTCATGGGCGCCCTGCAGTACGGTCACCAGATCGATGCGGCGCTGCTGACGCGAGCGCTCGCGGAGCCGTTCCGCACGCCCGGCCTCGATGCCGTGCGCGAGGCGGTCGCCGCCGCCCCCGATCGCAGCCGTCCCGGCTGGGTGACGGACGCGGTGAACAGCGTGCGCGAGCCGTACCGCTCGCTTGCGGGCGAGCTGCTGATGACGCCGTTCCCGGCGCGGGACGAGGCCGGCGCGGTGGCGTCGGCGACGGATCTCGCCCGACGGCTGGTGGTGCGGCAGCTCGAGCACGAGAAGCAGGAGCTGCTGGGCGCGGTCCAGCGCGTCCCTGCGGACTCCGACGGCGGGCGCGCGCTGCGGGTACGACTGCGGGACATCGACGTGGAGCGGCAGCGGTTCTTCGCCGAGTCGTAA
- a CDS encoding deoxyguanosinetriphosphate triphosphohydrolase has protein sequence MADDPRVGARADGYDPRDAERFIAETHRSERDDFARDRARVLHSAALRRLAAKTQVLSPASTADFARNRLTHSLEVAQVGRELAAALGVSADVVDTACLSHDLGHPPFGHNGERALNEWAAAIGGFEGNAQSLRILTRLEAKVLDSDGSSVGLNLTRASLDATCKYPWTVDSPVPDPGGRLKFGVYPEDEAVFRWMRDGAPGRLRCIEAEIMDLSDDIAYSVHDFEDAIVNGYVDVAQLADPAAHEALLSRIQQWVGYDFTRDELADALYRLASQPMWLASFDRSRQDLARLKNLTSDLIGRFARAAVSATREAFGGTRLVRYNAHVIVPRVVEVEIAVLKGIMGQAIVTIDARKGVYKEQRRVLKRLADALWSTDTLWSAGADVLEPAFAADFVAAESDAERARVVVDQIASLTDQSAIDWHNRLVGEIDPAEVGIWTPRHARPGARTPVERRPVAEGAR, from the coding sequence GTGGCGGATGACCCCCGGGTCGGCGCGCGCGCCGACGGCTATGACCCGCGCGACGCGGAGCGCTTCATCGCGGAGACCCATCGTTCCGAGCGGGACGACTTCGCCCGCGACCGCGCGCGCGTGCTGCACTCGGCGGCTCTGCGGCGGCTCGCCGCGAAGACGCAGGTGCTCAGCCCCGCCAGCACGGCCGACTTCGCCCGCAACCGTCTGACCCACTCGCTCGAGGTCGCGCAGGTCGGCCGGGAGCTCGCCGCGGCGCTCGGGGTCTCCGCGGACGTGGTGGACACCGCGTGTCTGAGCCATGACCTCGGCCACCCGCCGTTCGGTCACAACGGCGAGCGGGCGCTGAACGAGTGGGCGGCGGCCATCGGCGGCTTCGAGGGCAACGCCCAGTCGCTGCGCATCCTCACCCGGCTGGAGGCGAAGGTGCTCGACTCCGACGGCTCCTCCGTCGGCCTGAACCTCACGCGGGCGAGTCTCGACGCGACCTGCAAGTATCCGTGGACCGTCGACAGCCCCGTCCCCGACCCGGGGGGTCGGCTCAAGTTCGGCGTGTACCCGGAGGACGAGGCCGTGTTCCGCTGGATGCGCGACGGAGCACCGGGGCGGCTGCGCTGCATCGAGGCCGAGATCATGGACCTCTCCGACGACATCGCCTACTCGGTGCACGACTTCGAGGACGCGATCGTCAACGGCTACGTCGACGTCGCGCAGCTCGCCGACCCGGCGGCGCACGAGGCCCTGCTCAGCCGGATCCAGCAATGGGTCGGCTACGACTTCACGCGCGACGAACTCGCCGACGCCCTCTACCGGCTCGCCTCGCAGCCGATGTGGCTGGCGTCCTTCGATCGTTCCCGGCAGGATCTCGCCCGGCTCAAGAACCTCACCAGCGACCTCATCGGCCGGTTCGCGCGCGCGGCGGTCTCGGCCACCCGGGAGGCCTTCGGGGGCACGCGCCTGGTCCGCTACAACGCGCACGTGATCGTGCCTCGCGTCGTCGAGGTCGAGATCGCGGTTCTCAAGGGGATCATGGGTCAGGCGATCGTCACGATCGATGCCAGGAAGGGCGTATACAAGGAGCAGCGCCGAGTGCTGAAGCGCTTGGCCGACGCCCTGTGGTCGACCGACACCCTGTGGTCGGCCGGCGCCGACGTGCTGGAGCCCGCGTTCGCCGCCGACTTCGTCGCCGCCGAGAGCGACGCGGAGCGGGCGCGGGTCGTCGTGGATCAGATCGCGAGCCTGACCGATCAGAGTGCGATCGACTGGCACAACCGCCTGGTCGGGGAGATCGACCCGGCGGAGGTCGGCATCTGGACGCCGCGTCATGCGCGCCCCGGCGCGCGCACGCCTGTCGAGAGGCGGCCCGTCGCAGAAGGCGCCCGCTGA
- the dusB gene encoding tRNA dihydrouridine synthase DusB — MGEWTRHDSRHRPARPLRIGPIDLDVPVVLAPMAGITNTAFRRLCREYGAGLYVSEMITSRALVERNETTMRLIRHHESETPRSIQLYGVDPKTIAEAVRIIVAEDHADHIDLNFGCPVPKVTRKGGGAALPWKSKLFADIVDQAVKAAGDIPLTVKMRKGIDRDHLTFLDAGRAAEDAGAAAVALHARTASEFYSGHADWSAIGELKQAVTSIPVLGNGDIWSADDAVRMMAETDCDGVVVGRGCLGRPWLFGQLALAFGGEGKTVDATLGFVADAFRRHAELLVEFFEDEDRGCRDIRKHVSWYFKGYPVGGDIRTGLATASSLQEIDDLLGRLDRAAPYPGADAEGQRGRAGHPKKTALPEKWLESRELASSASEMMRGAEIENSGG, encoded by the coding sequence CTGGGAGAATGGACACGCCATGACTCTCGCCACCGCCCCGCCCGCCCCCTCCGCATCGGCCCGATCGACCTCGACGTGCCGGTCGTCCTCGCGCCGATGGCCGGGATCACGAACACGGCCTTCCGACGCCTGTGCCGGGAGTACGGGGCCGGCCTCTACGTGAGCGAGATGATCACCTCGCGCGCGCTGGTCGAACGCAACGAGACCACGATGCGTCTCATCCGGCACCATGAGTCCGAGACGCCACGCTCCATCCAGCTCTACGGCGTCGATCCGAAGACCATCGCCGAGGCCGTCCGCATCATCGTCGCGGAAGACCACGCCGATCACATCGACCTGAACTTCGGCTGCCCGGTCCCCAAGGTCACGCGCAAGGGCGGCGGTGCGGCGCTGCCGTGGAAGTCGAAGCTCTTCGCAGACATCGTTGATCAGGCCGTCAAGGCCGCCGGCGACATCCCGCTCACCGTCAAGATGCGCAAGGGCATCGACCGGGACCACCTCACCTTCCTCGACGCCGGACGTGCCGCGGAGGATGCCGGAGCCGCCGCCGTGGCTCTGCACGCCCGGACCGCGAGCGAGTTCTACTCCGGTCACGCCGACTGGAGTGCGATCGGTGAGCTCAAACAGGCCGTGACCAGCATTCCCGTGCTAGGCAACGGCGACATCTGGTCGGCCGACGACGCCGTGCGCATGATGGCGGAGACCGACTGCGACGGGGTCGTCGTCGGCCGCGGGTGCCTGGGCCGCCCGTGGCTGTTCGGACAGCTGGCTCTCGCCTTCGGGGGCGAGGGCAAGACGGTCGACGCGACCCTCGGTTTCGTCGCCGACGCCTTCCGCCGGCACGCGGAGCTGCTCGTCGAGTTCTTCGAGGACGAGGACCGCGGCTGCCGCGACATCCGCAAGCACGTGTCCTGGTACTTCAAGGGCTACCCGGTGGGCGGCGACATCCGCACGGGCCTCGCCACCGCGTCGAGCCTGCAGGAGATCGACGACCTGCTGGGCCGACTCGACCGTGCGGCTCCGTACCCCGGCGCGGACGCCGAAGGGCAGCGCGGCCGCGCGGGACACCCGAAGAAGACGGCCCTTCCGGAGAAGTGGCTGGAGTCGCGCGAGCTCGCCTCGTCCGCGTCGGAGATGATGCGTGGAGCGGAGATCGAGAACAGTGGCGGATGA
- a CDS encoding glutathione peroxidase, translating to MTDPALRSIPFTDAQGQQKTLDDLGADVVLVVNVASKCGLTPQYEQLEELQRRFGDRGFTVVGFPCNQFFGQEPGSVDEILEFCSTTYGVSFPVNDKVKVNGKNAAELYKALKETPDAGGKAGRVEWNFEKFLVLPDGDVLRFRPKQKPDAPEIVQAIEAALPR from the coding sequence ATGACCGATCCCGCCCTCCGTTCCATCCCCTTCACCGACGCCCAGGGCCAGCAGAAGACTCTGGACGATCTCGGCGCCGACGTGGTGCTCGTGGTGAACGTCGCCTCGAAGTGCGGGCTCACCCCGCAGTACGAGCAGCTGGAGGAGCTGCAGCGCCGGTTCGGCGACCGCGGCTTCACCGTTGTCGGCTTCCCCTGCAACCAGTTCTTCGGCCAGGAGCCCGGTTCGGTCGACGAGATCCTCGAGTTCTGCTCCACGACGTACGGCGTCTCCTTCCCGGTGAACGACAAGGTCAAGGTCAACGGCAAGAACGCCGCCGAGCTGTACAAGGCTCTCAAGGAGACGCCGGATGCCGGCGGCAAGGCCGGCCGCGTCGAGTGGAACTTCGAGAAGTTCCTGGTGCTCCCGGACGGGGATGTGCTGCGCTTCCGCCCGAAGCAGAAGCCCGATGCGCCGGAGATCGTCCAGGCGATCGAGGCCGCGCTCCCCCGCTGA
- a CDS encoding metallophosphoesterase family protein, whose translation MPDRLPLSRRTVLTAGALGALGTALPLGAAPAAAVTVPASPGAAHARNLRFRADGTFKVVQFNDTQDDELTDRRTVELMEKVLDQEKPDFVVINGDVITGGCETRLAVKQAINNVVMPMESRRIPWAVTYGNHDEDSLPQSGVDEAGMLQIYRSYEYNVNAENTRGVTGTSNTIVTIGSAAKKNREAFALWLMDSGRYAPDAIDGQDFAGYPAWDWLRMDQVAWYRDQSQRLEQRRGRKVPGLMFLHIALWEHRFMWWGGVDTRTAADAARGRARHGIVGERNEDECPGPFNSGMFNAILERGDVKGVFVGHDHVNDYMGDYYGVMLGYAPGTGFGAYGLAGAERNRLRGGRVFELTEAGEEVTIATRVVYARDVGIDLTANDQPMEPLPLGPRQQRL comes from the coding sequence ATGCCCGACCGACTGCCCCTCAGCCGGCGAACTGTCCTCACGGCCGGAGCGCTCGGCGCGCTCGGCACCGCCCTCCCCCTCGGAGCCGCTCCTGCCGCCGCGGTGACCGTCCCGGCATCGCCCGGCGCGGCCCACGCGCGCAACCTGCGCTTCCGCGCGGACGGCACCTTCAAGGTGGTGCAGTTCAACGACACGCAGGACGACGAGCTGACCGACCGCCGCACCGTCGAGCTGATGGAGAAGGTGCTCGACCAGGAGAAGCCGGACTTCGTCGTCATCAACGGCGACGTGATCACGGGCGGCTGCGAGACGCGGCTGGCGGTGAAGCAGGCGATCAACAACGTGGTCATGCCGATGGAGTCCCGTCGCATCCCCTGGGCGGTCACCTACGGCAACCACGACGAGGACTCGCTGCCGCAGTCCGGCGTCGATGAGGCGGGGATGCTGCAGATCTACCGGTCGTACGAGTACAACGTGAACGCCGAGAACACGCGCGGCGTGACGGGCACGAGCAATACGATCGTGACGATCGGCTCCGCCGCGAAGAAGAACCGGGAGGCGTTCGCGCTCTGGCTGATGGACTCGGGCCGCTACGCGCCGGACGCCATCGACGGCCAGGACTTCGCCGGCTACCCGGCATGGGATTGGCTGCGCATGGACCAGGTCGCCTGGTACCGCGACCAGTCGCAGCGGCTGGAGCAGCGCCGAGGGCGCAAGGTCCCGGGCCTCATGTTCCTCCACATCGCCCTGTGGGAGCACCGCTTCATGTGGTGGGGCGGTGTGGACACCCGCACGGCGGCCGATGCCGCCCGCGGCAGGGCCCGCCACGGCATCGTCGGGGAGCGCAACGAGGACGAGTGCCCCGGGCCGTTCAACTCGGGGATGTTCAACGCGATCCTCGAGCGCGGCGACGTGAAGGGCGTGTTCGTCGGCCACGACCATGTCAACGACTACATGGGCGACTACTACGGCGTGATGCTCGGATACGCTCCCGGCACCGGCTTCGGCGCCTACGGTCTGGCCGGCGCGGAGCGCAATCGCCTCCGGGGCGGCCGGGTGTTCGAGCTGACGGAGGCCGGCGAGGAGGTCACGATCGCCACGCGCGTCGTCTATGCGCGGGACGTCGGCATCGACCTGACGGCGAACGATCAGCCGATGGAGCCGCTCCCCCTCGGACCGCGCCAGCAGCGCCTCTGA